Proteins encoded together in one Riemerella anatipestifer window:
- a CDS encoding 50S ribosomal protein L25/general stress protein Ctc, producing the protein MKSITIQGQKRESVGKKSTKALRDAELVPCVVYGGKEPLHFSTEEKSFKNLVYTPEAHTVSIEVNGETIPAVLQDIQFHPITDRILHVDFYQLSDDKPVVMEVPVRITGRSRGVVAGGVLRQSFRKLKVKALPANLPDEIVIDVTKLRIGNKTYVGDIKSPDYTFMHPDNAVVVAVKMSRTAMKGGAIADDDDEEEEEAAAE; encoded by the coding sequence ATGAAATCTATTACAATTCAAGGACAGAAAAGAGAAAGCGTAGGCAAAAAATCTACGAAAGCGTTACGCGATGCTGAATTAGTTCCTTGTGTTGTTTATGGAGGTAAAGAACCTTTACATTTTTCTACTGAAGAAAAATCGTTCAAAAACTTGGTTTACACTCCTGAGGCACACACGGTATCTATTGAAGTAAACGGAGAAACTATTCCAGCAGTATTGCAGGATATTCAGTTTCACCCTATTACAGACAGAATCCTTCATGTGGACTTCTATCAGTTAAGCGATGACAAACCAGTGGTTATGGAGGTGCCAGTAAGAATTACAGGTAGATCTAGAGGGGTTGTTGCAGGTGGTGTACTTAGACAATCTTTCAGAAAGCTTAAAGTAAAAGCTCTTCCTGCTAACTTACCAGACGAAATCGTTATAGATGTAACGAAACTAAGAATTGGTAACAAAACTTATGTAGGTGATATCAAATCTCCAGATTACACATTTATGCACCCAGACAATGCTGTGGTAGTAGCAGTTAAGATGTCTAGAACTGCAATGAAAGGTGGAGCTATTGCTGATGATGACGATGAAGAGGAGGAAGAAGCTGCAGCTGAATAA